ATCAGCTTAGCTTCCAGCCCCTCATTGGAATCGTAAACATCGTAGTTAACTTTAATACCGGTTTCTTTAGTAAAATTATCCAGAATTTCCGGACTGATATAGTCAGACCAGTTGTAAAAGTTTACAACCTGCTCTTCGGCAATGGCGGTAGTGGAAACTGATACAGCCAGTGCTGCTGCAAGACCAAGTTTCTTCGGATTCATTTTATTACTCCATTCTGGTGCTTCTGATATCACAGCCCTGGCTGTTTAATCATGTAAGCATTAACTCTTTTGGTACCGCAGCGCGGTGCTCATCAGAGCCACATATTTTTGTTGTTATTGTCATGGCTGCCCCTCTGATCAAGGAAGCAGCGCTCAAGCTTCTCAGACTGTCGCAGTATTTTCTGCAACTAGTAAAAATGTACGACAAGCTCCCTGCTGTCTATATACCCCTCAATAGGTATCACAATGAAAAATGTTAAAAATCAGTCAATTACAGCAACCCAAGATAGGATTCATACTCGATATCAGAGATCTGTTCGCTAATCTTCCGCTGCTCCTGACGCTTGGCTGCAGAGAATACCCGAACAAACTCTTCACCCAGATACTCCTTCAGCACGTCACTACCGGAAAACAGATCGGTGGCCTGATCCCACTTAGTTGGCAGTACCAGCTCACCATCGCCTTCAGCATAGGCATCGCCCTCAATAGGTGCAGGTGGCATCAGCTTGTTTTCAATGCCGTACAGTGCCCCTGCCAAAATAGATGCCAACACCAGGTATGGATTCGCATCTGCACCGGATACCCGGTGTTCAATCCGTCGAGCCACGCCGGGACTCTCGGGAATCCTGATCGCAACAGTCCTGTTCTCATAACCCCAGCTGGCAAAAGTAGGCGCATGGGCTCCCGCCATAAAGCGCCTGTATGAATTCAGGTGTGGCGCAAATGTCAGCATACTGTCAGGCATCATATGCATCAGACCAGCAACGGCGTTCTTAAGAACATCGGTCCCCTCTTCTCCGCCGTTATCAAAAACGTTGTTACCCGCTTCATCCAACAAACTAAAGTGAACATGAAAACCGTTACCGCTCTTATCCGCATAAGGCTTAGCCATGAAAGTCGATGAATGACCATGCTTTCTGGCTATTCCCTTCACCAGTCGCTTGAATAAAATCGCCTGATCAGCCGCCATAAGGGGATCATCTATATGCATCAGGTTTATCTCGAACTGCCCTGGGCCCAGCTCAGAAATAATGGTATCGGCAGGGACACCTTGTATCTCGCAAACCTCACGAACCTCAGAAAAGAACGCTGATAAGCCATCCATCTCATCAATGGAATAACAATCGGTCTCGCTCAATCGGCGCCCATGACCTTCGGACAGCACCGGCGGCTTCGGTCGCTGAGTCTCTTCAGACTCACTATCCATCAGATAAAACTCAAGCTCCGTAGCGACCACAGGCGTGAGGCCCATCCCTTTAAAACGCTTAACTACCCCAGCCAGTACCTGACGAGGATCACAGCCAAAGGGAGTTCCATCTGGATTCGACATCATTGCCATAATCTGATCACGGGGCTCTTCAGCCCAGGGAACAGGGATCGCAGCATCGGTCACGGGCATACAGATACCATCCATATCGCCAGTTTCAAACACCAACCCGTTATCTAAAACATCGTCGCCCCAAAAATCGAACCCCAGAACGGAGCGAGGCAGCTTAACACCCTCTTCAAAAACCTTAGCCACTGCGTTAGCAGGTAAACGTTTCCCCCGAAGGTTACCGTTCAGGTCAGTTATAAACAGATCAAACTCTTTATCTTTATTAGATGTCATAAGACTCTCACTCGAAATCTTCCATACCCACCCGTTACCTGGCAGGAGATACAACTCAGCTGTAATCAGCATAACCCACTAAAGAGGCACATACCTACTTTTGTGATCACAAACAATATATCAATGTGATCACGTTTTTTTCTGTCAGTCAATATCGACTTATATCACAAAAGTCGTGTAGCCTATTTAGTGATCGCATTATTACAAGAAACAACCTGTAAACAGGTTCTCCAGAGAAACAAGGCCAATACCTATGCAGATTATGGACAAGAAATCTCCGATACATATAACCATATCCAAGCGAGATGACTCTGTAACTATCACCCAATGGGTATACAAGACCCTGCGCAACGCTGTCATGTATGGTGAGATCCTGCCTGGAAGAGCACTTACTATCCGTGAGCTAGCAGGAATACTGGATGTTAGCCCTATGCCTGTCAGGGAGGCTTTAAGGCAGCTTGCAGCCGAGAATGCTCTGGATATTCAGGGAAACCGCAGGGTAATGGTACCCAAAATGACGGCCATGAAATTTAACGAGTTATGCGAAGCTCGCATTGCAATTGAATCCCACGCGGCAGCCAGGGCACTGCCCTACATCGATAGCGCTCAGCTCCAACAGTTACGCAGTCTAGACAAACTTATAGATAAGGCTCAAGAGGACAACGATCTGGCGCAGATCAGCATTCTCAATCAAAATTTTCATCGTGCACTTTATACGGCTAATCCTCACCAGGTCACATTGCCACTCATTGAAAGCCTATGGTTACAACTCGGCCCTTTCATGCGACTGGCCACGAGCCAGCTAGAGGAACATTATCTGGTTGATCGCCACAATGAAGCGATGACTGCTATTGAAAAGAAAGACGCCTTTGCCCTGCAGATAGCAATAGCTGCAGACATTCGGGAAGGAATCGCATTCGCCGGAACCCCTGAAATGCTCCATGCCTTTATTGAGAACGCAGGCGCTTGATTTCACTTAATATTCTACAATTTTAACGTCTATGTTGATTGATTAAACTCTTCGCCTGATTAGAAAACTCTTACTCGTCAGCATATTTTTTTGTTGACTTTAAAATTTTGTGATCACAAAATAACTAACACAAACAGGATTTACACATCCAGTTTCACAGATTTTATGATCACATAATATTTTACCGCACCGTTTATATTGTACTTTCGGTGTCAGGCTGGGAGAGATTCAATGCTCGACGATAACAACAAGACTTCAGCAAACACCGCTGATATTCAGGCGATCGATGCCGACCATCATATGCACCCATTTACCAATACCGGCGCTCTGAATAAGAAAGGCGCACGGGTAATCACCCGTGGAGAAGGTGTTTACCTCTGGGACAGTGAAGGTAATAAAATTCTGGATGGCATGGCTGGATTATGGTGCGTTAATATGGGCTACGGCCGCTCTGAATTAGCCGAGGCCGCCAACACACAAATGAAAGAGCTGGCTTATTACAACACCTTCTTTCAGACCACCCATGCTCCGGTAGCTCAGTTAGCCAAAGAGATCGCCAGCATAACCCCAGACGACCTGAATCACATTTTCTTTGCCAACTCAGGTTCAGAAGCCATCGATACTATTATGCGGATGGTTCGCCAGTACTGGAGTATCAAAGGCAAACCTTACCGCAACATCCTGATTTCCCGTGAGAACGCCTACCACGGCAGCACTATTGGTGGCACAAGCCTTGG
The genomic region above belongs to Amphritea japonica ATCC BAA-1530 and contains:
- a CDS encoding glutamine synthetase family protein, with the protein product MTSNKDKEFDLFITDLNGNLRGKRLPANAVAKVFEEGVKLPRSVLGFDFWGDDVLDNGLVFETGDMDGICMPVTDAAIPVPWAEEPRDQIMAMMSNPDGTPFGCDPRQVLAGVVKRFKGMGLTPVVATELEFYLMDSESEETQRPKPPVLSEGHGRRLSETDCYSIDEMDGLSAFFSEVREVCEIQGVPADTIISELGPGQFEINLMHIDDPLMAADQAILFKRLVKGIARKHGHSSTFMAKPYADKSGNGFHVHFSLLDEAGNNVFDNGGEEGTDVLKNAVAGLMHMMPDSMLTFAPHLNSYRRFMAGAHAPTFASWGYENRTVAIRIPESPGVARRIEHRVSGADANPYLVLASILAGALYGIENKLMPPAPIEGDAYAEGDGELVLPTKWDQATDLFSGSDVLKEYLGEEFVRVFSAAKRQEQRKISEQISDIEYESYLGLL
- a CDS encoding GntR family transcriptional regulator, which produces MQIMDKKSPIHITISKRDDSVTITQWVYKTLRNAVMYGEILPGRALTIRELAGILDVSPMPVREALRQLAAENALDIQGNRRVMVPKMTAMKFNELCEARIAIESHAAARALPYIDSAQLQQLRSLDKLIDKAQEDNDLAQISILNQNFHRALYTANPHQVTLPLIESLWLQLGPFMRLATSQLEEHYLVDRHNEAMTAIEKKDAFALQIAIAADIREGIAFAGTPEMLHAFIENAGA